The genomic region ATCGAAACCGCTCTGCTCTCCGACGAGGAAATTGTGCTGGCTTGCCAGCTCTGCGCCGAGGCGGAAGTGGATTTTGTGAAGACTTCTACGGGCTATGCCAACCGAGGGGCTACGGTAGCAGATATTCGGCTGATGCGTCGTCATTTGCCGGGCTCTATCCGTATTAAGGCCTCCGGGGGCATTCGCACCCGCGCGGCGGCGCTGGCCTTGGTTGCGGCCGGTGCCGACCGTATTGGCTCCTCTAACAGCATTGCCCTGCTGGACCTGCATGATGAAACGCCTATTCCGTAACGTGTTCTTGCTGCCGACTTTGTTTGCAGTGGCGGCCTGTGCCACCAACTCCCCCTCGGGCCCTACTGCCTCCCGGCCCGATACCACCCGCCGTACCCCGTCCGAGGACGTAAGTAAATACCGACCCGTATTTGAGGCACCTGTTACTGCTGCGGCTACCACACCAGCCCCGGTACCCAAGAAACCGGTAGTGCCTACCAACCAAGTGAATGCGCAGATTGAGCAGCGCCTGCGCGACCAGGCGGCCGCCAATCTGAACGTTAAGTATGCTCAGGGCTATCGTATTCTGGCCTATGCAGGGCTGGAGCGCGACCAGGCTATGGCTGTGCGGCGGGCCATTATCAGTCGCTACCCCGAAGAAACAGACTATCTGACTTTTAAACAGCCTGTGTACCGGCTGTATATCGGCGACTACCTGACCCGTCTGGAAGCCGAGCAGGCCTTGCTGCGCCTCAAACCATTGGCTCCCAAAGCCGAATTGCAAGTGGCGCAGGTGCTGCTGAGCAAGGCGGGGCAATAAGCGGGGTAGGGCAAAGTCAAACTTCGCCCTACTTTTGTGCCTATGATTCAGCCCGAAAAAATCCAGGAACTGGCCGCTGCATATGCTGCCGATGTTGTAGCGGTGCGGGAACACCTGCACGCTCACCCCGAGCTTTCATTCCAGGAAACCAACACGGTGGCTTACGTAGCCGAGCAACTGCGCCAGCTAGGACTAGACCCTCAGCCCGTAGCGGGTACTGGCTTGGTAGCCCTCATCGAAGGCCGCAACCCCGAAAGTCGGGTAGTGGCCTTGCGGGCTGATATGGACGCCCTACCCATTCAGGAGCAAAACGACGTACCCTACAAATCGACCAACCCCGGCGTGATGCACGCCTGTGGGCACGACGTGCACACGGCATCACTACTGGGCGCAGCTCGTATTCTGATGCAGGTGCGTGATGAGTTTGAAGGAACCATTAAGCTATTGTTTCAGCCTGGTGAGGAGTTGCTACCCGGTGGCGCCTCACTGATGATTAAGGATGGCGTACTGGAAAACCCGCGGCCACAGAGTGTGTTGGGACAGCACGTATTTCCGCACTTGCCGGCTGGCAAAATCGGGCTACGGGCCGGGCGCTACATGGCCAGCACCGATGAGCTTTACCTCACTGTGCGCGGCAAAGGTGGCCACGGCGCCATGCCAGAGCAAAACATTGACCCCGTAGTGGTAGCAGCCCATATCATTGTGGCGGCCCAGCAGATTGTAAGTCGGCGCGCTAGTCCCAAGCTACCCTCGGTGCTGTCGTTCGGGAAGGTAATTGCCAATGGCGCTACCAACGTTATTCCCAATGAGGTATACATTGAAGGCACGTTCCGGACCCTGAACGAGGAGTGGCGCGACGAAGCGCACCGGCACCTGCGCACCCTATGCGAAGGCCTAGCGGCCAGCATGGGTGCTAGTTGCGAGCTGGAAATTCGTCGCGGCTACCCCTATCTCGAAAACGAACCCCGTCTTACAGCCCGTACCCGCCAGGCCGCCGAAGCCTACCTGGGCGCCGACAACGTGGCGGAGTTGGATCAGTGGATGGCCGCCGAAGACTTTGCATATTACTCACAGGTATCTGATGCCTGCTTCTACCGCCTCGGTACCCGCGCCGCCGATGGCCGCTACGCCGCCTCCGTACACACGCCTACCTTCGACATTGACAAGCAGGCCCTGGAGGTAGGGCCCGGCCTGATGGCATGGCTGGCCCTGCACGAATTGGCCGCGCTACCATCGGCTAAATAATTACTGTTGTTATATCTAGTGTATTCATGAAAATTGCTACCTGCTTTGTTGGCTTATTGGTAGCGTTGCTGGCAACGGCAACGGTTGCCATTGCGCAGCGCCGGACCGTCAACGATGTGGCCTTGCTACCGCAGCTACAAGCAGAATATGCCCTACATGGCGATGACTACTTGCTGCTAAACCTACGTGGACTTATCAGCCCTGGGCGTACCGGCAATGGCTTGGAGCGAACGGGTTTGCAGGTAGGCTATGAGCGATTCTGGAATACCCAGTGGAGTGGGGGAGCTACTGTAGGGTTTAAAGTATCTGAAGACAACCGTTTCAGTACGGATCTTAATACGTTCTCCCCCAACCTCGCGCCTGAACTATTTGTGCGGCACTGGAACACCATCGGAGGTTTTAATTTTCGACAGCGCTTAGGGGTTGCATACGCCGTGTATAGTACCCAGATGGTCGATAACCGTGCTTTTACCAGTCTACGCCTCGATGTAGACCGGCCCGTACCGGTAGGGGAAAAGGTAACTCTACTGCCGCGCTTGGCCTATGAAGCAACGGCCTACCTCCGTTTTCAGCGAGATGAAGCCACCCAACCAAAAGAGCGGGTTATTGACTTTGGCTACGCTCGCGCCGAAGTAGGCGTGCGGTTCTCCAACCGCTTCGATATCACACCATGGTTCGGTTATCAAACCGAATACATTTTTGCTTTGCCACAAACGGACGGCACGGGCAAAGTGACGATTCCCGGTGGGCGGCTGAATAAAGTGACGCCCGTAGCAGGACTAGATGCACGCTTCACACTGTTTCGAGGCGGTAGTGTATTTGAAAGGCGCCAATTACCTACTCAGCACTAAGCGCCGTAGTAAGCTTACTGACATTGCGTCATATATTTAATTTCAGCAAAAGTGCCTTCACAAGCAGTATGAATACTATTGGCTGAAAATATTTCAGATGAATATAGACTATGCTACTCGAAATAAGACAAAAAGTCATATAAATGTCAACTATACAGCCACTGGTACAGATTTTATAGAATAGAGGGTAGGAACACGATGTAGTTCTTCTTTAACTCTTAACTTCTACAGTACCAATATGGCAACTCTGCTTTATAACAACCTGCCTGCCCGCCGTTCGGCGCGTCCCTTCAACACGGTCTTCAACGAGCTCCTGCGCGAGACGCTGCCTGCTGCCATCGAGCCTGCCACGTCGTTTGTACCTAGCACCGATGTACTGGAGTCGAAAGATGGCTACGAGTTAGTGCTGGTGGTGCCCGGCGTAGCCAAAGACAGCCTTAGCCTCGACGTAGAGGAAGGCAAGCTCACGATCAAGGGTGAGCGCAAAGCTCCAGTAGCAGCCGAGGGCGACGATACTATTGCCCGCTTCCGCCGGGTAGAAACCAGCTACGGCACCTTTACCCGCAGCTTCCGCCTACCCGATACGGTGAATGCCAAGGCCATTGTGGCCGATTTGGCCGACGGCTTGCTGCGCGTGCAGCTTCCCTTTGATACCGACAAGGTGACCAAGCACCACATTGAGGTGCGCTAGGTAACCGCTCTACGAAAAAGGCTCCGCACGGAGCTTTTTTCTTTGATATAGTGTTATCTGAATGCAACGCATACCAAGCGGCCGGGCTCTTCCGTTAGCGAATCGAAACCAGTCGCCGCTCATGGTTTTTTCATTCAGAATTTCTACTTTAAGACTGTTTTCATTTTCCAACCCTCTTTCTATCCCATGCAAGCAAGACAAATGATGCTCGGCCTCGTAGGCTCCGCTATCCTGGGCGGGGGCGTGGCCGTGGGTGGTTACAAACTGCTGGAGCCCGCCGCGGGCTCCCAGCAGCAAGTGGTAGCCGCCGACCCCAATGTTCGCTACACCAGTGAGCTGCGTTCTTCCAACTACTCCGTGCCCGAAGGCCTCAACTTCGTGGCCGCTGCCGCTTCCGTGACGCCCGCCGTGGTGCACGTGATGACGGAATATTCACCGCAAATGAACCAAGACCAGAGCGCGATGGGCATGGACCCCTTCCTGCGTCAGTTCTTTGGCGAAGATATGCGGGGCTACCGCCAGCAGCGCGGCCCGCAGATGGGCTCGGGCTCCGGGGTTATCATTGCGGCCAACGGCTATATCGTCACCAACAACCACGTGATTGAAAAGGCCGACAAGATTGAGGTGGTGATGGACGACAAGCGCAAGTTTAAAGCGAAGCTGGTAGGCGCCGACCCCAACACCGATATTGCCGTGCTGAAGGTAGAGGCCGACAACCTGCCCTTCGTGCGCTACGGCAACTCCGACGACGTGAAGATTGGCGAGTGGGTACTGGCCGTAGGCAACCCGTTTAACCTAAACTCCACCGTAACGGCCGGCATTATCTCTGCCAAAGGCCGTAACATCAACATCCTGCGCCGCGAGGACAACATGGGCATCGAGTCGTTTTTGCAGACCGACGCTGTCGTAAACCCCGGTAACTCGGGTGGTGCACTGGTGAACCTGAAAGGCGACCTGATCGGTATTAACTCGGCCATTGCCTCGCACTCAGGGGCGTTTGAAGGCTACTCGTTTGCCGTGCCTAGCTCTATCGTGAGCAAGGTAGTAGACGACTTGCTGAAATACAAAGTAGTGCAGCGTGCCTTGCTGGGTGTGAATATCCAGGAGGTGAATGCTCAACTGGCTGCCGAGAAGAAGCTGAGCAGCCTGAACGGCGTGTACGTGGCTGGTGCTAATAAAGGCAGCGCCGCCGCCGCCGCTGGCTTGCAAGAGGGTGACATCATCACCGCCATCAACGGGGTGAATGTAAACACCTCCTCGCAATTGCAGGAGCAAGTAGCTCGCTTCCGTCCCGGCGATAAGATCAAGGTAAGCTACCTGCGTGGTTCTGACGCTCGTACGGCTACCGCTACCCTGCGTAATGCCACGGGTACTACCGATGTAGTGCGTGAGGAAGTGGCCGCTGCTACCGTGAAGTACGAAGGTGCCACCCTGAGCGCCGTATCGCGCCAGGAAGCCAGCAAGCTGGACTTACAAGGTGGTGTAAAAATTACGGGTATCCGCAGCAGCAATTTCCGCCGCACGGGTATTGCCGATGGCTTTATCATCACGGAGATTGATAAGCACAAAGTATCCAAGCCGCAAGACGTGCAACGCTACCTCGATGCGGCCAAAGACAGCGAAGGCGTACTGCTGAAAGGCGTGTACCCCGATGGCCGCGAAGCCTACTACCCTATTGGGCAGGCCGGCTAAAAAGTGTCTTGCTTGTGTAAAGCAAAAAGCCCCCAACCGTGTGGTTGGGGGCTTTTTTTATCGAAATGTAGGCTGCGAGAAGTACATGAGTTTTACAAAGACGTAAAGTGTCCTACTGCAGGATACGAGCAATGTATTTTATACAATGAGCTTATTCCAGCAACCACTCCATGGCCTTGCCTTCGTCGCATACCAAATGCATCTGGTAGGCTTGGTGCGCGATACCATGGTCGAGGTAGCTTTGCTGTTCGGCACTGGCCGCATACACCGCCATGCGTGCCGGGGAGCACAACACCGATAAGCGCAACGGCTGTGGGGCCAACCGGGCAGCAGCGCGCGGAAAGAAAACGCGGGTAGTCCAGTCGCCAAGCTGCGGATTGAGGTGGGCCCGGCGGCGTACGTCGAGCAGCCAGCGGGCCGTGCCGTGCTGCTCGGCTACGGCCAAGATGGCCTCAAAGTCGTCTTGCAGGGTAGGAAACGGGGCATCGGTAGGCCAGCGTACAATCAGGGCGCCCAGATCGGGGCGGTAGGCGATGGAGCAGGTAGGGGACAGCATAACCAGGGCGGGAGAGGATGAAGGGTGGGTTAGGTAAGCTACGCATTTTGACGAATATGTCGTTTAGGCTATGCTGTAGATTTAGGAGCACAGCCGCTTAGCCAGCTAGACCAACAACCAGTCGGGAAAAGCTCAACCGTAGAGCAGCTGTATCGGTTGGATACAATCCGCGTTCAGTTTCCTACCTTCCTCCTATGTTCCGCCGCCTCTTATTGCTTTGGTTGCTGGCCCTGCCGGCCGCACCGGCCGCCGCCTACTCGGTACTCACCCACCAAGCCGTTATCGACTCCACCTGGAACAAGCACTTAAGGCCACTGCTGTGCCAGCGCTACCCCGGCACCGACTCGGTGCAATTGGCCGAAGCCAAGAGCTACGCCTATGGCGGGGCTATTATTCAGGACATGGGCTACTACCCGCTGGGCGTAGAGTTTTTCACGGACCTCACGCACTACGTCCGTAGTGGCGACTTTGTACGCAACCTGCTGCGCCAGGCGCATACCCGCAATGAGTATGCCTTTGCCCTGGGCGCCCTCTCGCACTACGCCGCCGACAACATAGGCCATCCGGAAGGTACCAACCGAATTATGCCCACCGTGTACGCGGACCTGCGCGCTACGTACGGCTCTGTTGTGACCTACGAAAACGCGCCTATTCGTCATACTGAGTTGGAATTTTCGTTTGATGTGGTGCAAGTAGCTGCCGGCCGCTACCGCACCCAGGACTACCACAAAGCCATTGGGTTTCGGGTAAGCAAAGAGGTACTGGAGCGGGCCTTTCGGGCTACGTATGGGCTGGAGCTGGGGCAGGTGTTCCCGAGCGTAGACCTTAGTGTGGCCTCGTTTCGGTTTGCTGTAAACCAGCTGTTGCCGGCGGCAGCGCGGGCCGCCTGGCATAGTCAGCGCAAAGAAATCCGGCGGGTGAGCCCCCGTGCCCGGCGCCGTGAATACCTCTACAAAACCAACCGGAGCAAGTTTGAGCGTGAGTTCGGGACCAAATACGAGAAGCCGGGCTTTGGCGCGCGGGTGGTTGCCAAGATCATCAATCTGCTGCCAAAGATCGGACCGCTGAAAGCCTATGCTTTTGAGTTGCCCAGCCCAGCTGGCGAGCAGCAGTTTCGGCAGAGCTTCCGGGCCGTATTGCGCGAGTATACCACCCTCACCGCCGAACTGCCCCGCGATACGGCCATGCTCGACCCGCACCTGCTCAACACCAACCTCGACACCGGCCAGCCCATACGCCCCACTATCTACCACTTGGCCGATGCTACGTATGGCGAGCTGCTGCGCGAGCTGCACAAGCACAACTTTGAACACCTCTCGCCCGACCTGCGTGCCGATTTGCTCACCTACTTCATTCAGGGAGTGCCTACCCTCGCCCAGCAAACCGACCAGCTCGGCGGCCACGACGCCGACGAAGACCAGCGTGAGTACGAGAAGGAACGCAAGGAAACCGAAGAAGCGCTGGCCGCCCTGCGGGCACTGGCACCGTAAGGAGGGTAGGGCACAACAACTAATTGTCATCCTGAGCCTGCAAAAGATCTTCTCAGGATAACAGGTGATTGTCAGATAGTATTGTTCAATTTCGTTATTGCTTGTTCAGGCAGTAAACTAACGGACCTCTCTGCATCGCGCCGATGTTATTAGCTTTGTTACGACCATTTGATGCGTCCAGAAGAGTAAACGAAAACGCTTGTACTGCCACTCTAATATCCTACCCCTTCCGATATGAAACAAGCCCTTGAAGAAGCTGCTGCCACTGGCGCGGCCCCCGCGCCAGAAGATCCGCACGGCATCCGGACAGTGTTGCAGGAACTGGGCGTGCAGCCCGAAAATGCTGCGTACTCCACCGGCCGCTATTGGAGCAAGGTAGGCAGCGGACCGCAACGAGCCATCCACTCGCCCGCCGACGGGCAACTGATTGCGCAGGTGCAGCTGGCCACTCCCGAGGAATACGAGCAGGTGGTGAAAGCCGCTCAGGAGGCCTTCACGGCCTGGCGCCTGGTGCCCGCACCCAAGCGCGGCGATATAGTGCGGCAAATTGGCAACAAGCTGCGTGAGTACAAGGCGCCGCTGGGCAAGCTGGTAAGCTACGAGATGGGCAAGATAGAGCAGGAAGGCTTAGGCGAAGTGCAGGAAATGATTGACATCTGCGACTTTGCCGTGGGACTTTCGCGGCAGCTGCACGGCTTCACGATGCACTCCGAGCGCCCTGCCCACCGCATGTATGACCAGTACCACCCGGTGGGCGTGGTCGGCATCATTTCGGCTTTCAACTTTCCGGTGGCTGTGTGGAGCTGGAACGCCATGCTGGCCGCCGTATGCGGCAACGTGTGCATTTGGAAGCCCTCCGAGAAAACACCGCTGGTGGCAGTAGCTGTGCAGCACTTGGTAGCGCAGGTATTGCAGGAAAATGACCTGCCCGAAGGCATCTTCAATCTGATATTAGGTGATGCAGGGGTAGGCGCAGCCATGGCCGCCGACGAGCGGATTCCGCTGGTGTCGGCTACGGGTAGCACCCGTATGGGCAAGCAGGTAGGCGCGGCCGTAGGTGCCCGCTTGGGCAAGTCGCTGCTGGAGTTGGGGGGCAACAACGCCATCATCCTCACCGAGCATGCCGACCTGGACATGGCCATGCGCGCCGTGGTGTTTGGGGCGGTGGGCACGGCCGGGCAGCGCTGCACCACCACGCGCCGCCTCATCATCCACGAATCAATTTTTGACGATGTACAGGCACGCCTCCTCAAAATATACCCCAACTTACCCATAGGTCACCCCCTGGCCGACGGCACATTGGTAGGCCCACTCATTGACACACAGGCTGTGGAAGCCTTTTCCAATGCCCTCGCCAGCGTGCAGCAGGAAGGCGGTACATTGCTAACAGGCGGTGAAGTACTAAGCGGTGCCG from Hymenobacter aerilatus harbors:
- a CDS encoding SPOR domain-containing protein; the encoded protein is MMKRLFRNVFLLPTLFAVAACATNSPSGPTASRPDTTRRTPSEDVSKYRPVFEAPVTAAATTPAPVPKKPVVPTNQVNAQIEQRLRDQAAANLNVKYAQGYRILAYAGLERDQAMAVRRAIISRYPEETDYLTFKQPVYRLYIGDYLTRLEAEQALLRLKPLAPKAELQVAQVLLSKAGQ
- a CDS encoding M20 metallopeptidase family protein, encoding MIQPEKIQELAAAYAADVVAVREHLHAHPELSFQETNTVAYVAEQLRQLGLDPQPVAGTGLVALIEGRNPESRVVALRADMDALPIQEQNDVPYKSTNPGVMHACGHDVHTASLLGAARILMQVRDEFEGTIKLLFQPGEELLPGGASLMIKDGVLENPRPQSVLGQHVFPHLPAGKIGLRAGRYMASTDELYLTVRGKGGHGAMPEQNIDPVVVAAHIIVAAQQIVSRRASPKLPSVLSFGKVIANGATNVIPNEVYIEGTFRTLNEEWRDEAHRHLRTLCEGLAASMGASCELEIRRGYPYLENEPRLTARTRQAAEAYLGADNVAELDQWMAAEDFAYYSQVSDACFYRLGTRAADGRYAASVHTPTFDIDKQALEVGPGLMAWLALHELAALPSAK
- a CDS encoding Hsp20/alpha crystallin family protein, encoding MATLLYNNLPARRSARPFNTVFNELLRETLPAAIEPATSFVPSTDVLESKDGYELVLVVPGVAKDSLSLDVEEGKLTIKGERKAPVAAEGDDTIARFRRVETSYGTFTRSFRLPDTVNAKAIVADLADGLLRVQLPFDTDKVTKHHIEVR
- a CDS encoding Do family serine endopeptidase codes for the protein MQARQMMLGLVGSAILGGGVAVGGYKLLEPAAGSQQQVVAADPNVRYTSELRSSNYSVPEGLNFVAAAASVTPAVVHVMTEYSPQMNQDQSAMGMDPFLRQFFGEDMRGYRQQRGPQMGSGSGVIIAANGYIVTNNHVIEKADKIEVVMDDKRKFKAKLVGADPNTDIAVLKVEADNLPFVRYGNSDDVKIGEWVLAVGNPFNLNSTVTAGIISAKGRNINILRREDNMGIESFLQTDAVVNPGNSGGALVNLKGDLIGINSAIASHSGAFEGYSFAVPSSIVSKVVDDLLKYKVVQRALLGVNIQEVNAQLAAEKKLSSLNGVYVAGANKGSAAAAAGLQEGDIITAINGVNVNTSSQLQEQVARFRPGDKIKVSYLRGSDARTATATLRNATGTTDVVREEVAAATVKYEGATLSAVSRQEASKLDLQGGVKITGIRSSNFRRTGIADGFIITEIDKHKVSKPQDVQRYLDAAKDSEGVLLKGVYPDGREAYYPIGQAG
- a CDS encoding zinc dependent phospholipase C family protein, which gives rise to MFRRLLLLWLLALPAAPAAAYSVLTHQAVIDSTWNKHLRPLLCQRYPGTDSVQLAEAKSYAYGGAIIQDMGYYPLGVEFFTDLTHYVRSGDFVRNLLRQAHTRNEYAFALGALSHYAADNIGHPEGTNRIMPTVYADLRATYGSVVTYENAPIRHTELEFSFDVVQVAAGRYRTQDYHKAIGFRVSKEVLERAFRATYGLELGQVFPSVDLSVASFRFAVNQLLPAAARAAWHSQRKEIRRVSPRARRREYLYKTNRSKFEREFGTKYEKPGFGARVVAKIINLLPKIGPLKAYAFELPSPAGEQQFRQSFRAVLREYTTLTAELPRDTAMLDPHLLNTNLDTGQPIRPTIYHLADATYGELLRELHKHNFEHLSPDLRADLLTYFIQGVPTLAQQTDQLGGHDADEDQREYEKERKETEEALAALRALAP
- the amaB gene encoding L-piperidine-6-carboxylate dehydrogenase; translated protein: MKQALEEAAATGAAPAPEDPHGIRTVLQELGVQPENAAYSTGRYWSKVGSGPQRAIHSPADGQLIAQVQLATPEEYEQVVKAAQEAFTAWRLVPAPKRGDIVRQIGNKLREYKAPLGKLVSYEMGKIEQEGLGEVQEMIDICDFAVGLSRQLHGFTMHSERPAHRMYDQYHPVGVVGIISAFNFPVAVWSWNAMLAAVCGNVCIWKPSEKTPLVAVAVQHLVAQVLQENDLPEGIFNLILGDAGVGAAMAADERIPLVSATGSTRMGKQVGAAVGARLGKSLLELGGNNAIILTEHADLDMAMRAVVFGAVGTAGQRCTTTRRLIIHESIFDDVQARLLKIYPNLPIGHPLADGTLVGPLIDTQAVEAFSNALASVQQEGGTLLTGGEVLSGAGYETGTYVRPALVLAENHYHTVQEETFAPILYLIRYSGDVQEAIALQNGVRQGLSSSIFTLNLREAEAFLASTGSDCGIANVNIGTSGAEIGGAFGGEKDTGGGRESGSDAWKAYMRRQTNTINYSRELPLAQGIRFDV